In a single window of the Cucurbita pepo subsp. pepo cultivar mu-cu-16 chromosome LG18, ASM280686v2, whole genome shotgun sequence genome:
- the LOC111780246 gene encoding myb family transcription factor EFM-like has protein sequence MGSTELGANSDDYSLSYDKLHHFLSRLEEERLKIDVFKRELPLCMQLLTNAVETSRRQLQACKTTGSAAVAAPVLEEFMPLKNATAAEDEKPETVMSDKANWMTSVQLWSQAGDVSKHQSTLNNNASTDHSKLEDCDNNNNNNNSVNCIQRRINHGAFVPFNKDRSSGEKGAAAKMELLEKGEKNNNKNENKIIDGGVVMAVEQRFENGAAEVGLAPTTSSTTTQTHRKARRCWSPELHRRFVNALQMLGGSQAATPKQIRELMKVEGLTNDEVKSHLQKYRLHTRRPGPTLQASGPPAAQLVVLGLGGLWVPPEYAAAAGAATPSALYGPPPSSHQPSHFYTPHLHHASLQHHHQVQLYTGAPPQVTQSSPESEVRNTAERSESFEEEKSGSSSWRIEGGENGDERMKGRGSEEGEESNRSEITLKF, from the exons ATGGGATCCACGGAATTAGGCGCTAATTCTGATGACTACTCCTTGTCCTATGATAAGCTTCATCACTTCCTGTCTCGCCTTGAGGAAGAGCGCCTCAAAATTGATGTCTTCAAACGGGAGCTTCCACTTTGCATGCAGCTTTTAACCAACG CCGTGGAGACGTCGAGGAGACAGCTACAAGCCTGCAAGACGACAGGatcggcggcggtggcggcgcCAGTGTTGGAAGAATTCATGCCGCTGAAAAACGCAACGGCGGCGGAGGATGAAAAGCCGGAGACAGTGATGTCCGATAAGGCAAATTGGATGACGTCAGTTCAGCTTTGGAGTCAAGCAGGCGACGTAAGCAAACATCAATCTACGCTAAATAATAATGCATCTACTGATCACTCCAAATTGGAAGATtgtgataataataataataataataattcagtCAACTGTATCCAAAGAAGAATTAATCATGGAGCTTTTGTTCCGTTCAACAAAGATCGGAGCTCCGGCGAGAAAGGGGCGGCGGCGAAAATGGAGTTATTGGAGAAAggtgaaaagaataataataaaaatgaaaacaagatTATTGATGGTGGGGTGGTAATGGCGGTGGAGCAAAGGTTTGAAAATGGAGCGGCGGAGGTGGGATTAGCTCCGACGACGAGTTCAACTACGACACAGACTCACCGGAAGGCTAGGCGGTGCTGGTCGCCGGAATTGCACCGGAGATTTGTCAATGCACTTCAGATGCTTGGTGGTTCTCAAG CTGCCACACCAAAGCAGATAAGGGAGCTGATGAAAGTAGAAGGTTTGACGAACGATGAAGTAAAAAGCCATCTCCAG AAATACAGACTCCACACTAGACGACCCGGTCCAACCTTACAAGCATCTGGACCGCCAGCGGCTCAGCTCGTAGTTCTTGGTCTAGGCGGGTTGTGGGTCCCACCGGAGTACGCGGCTGCGGCAGGCGCAGCAACGCCGTCTGCCCTGTATGGACCACCGCCCTCGTCCCATCAGCCTTCCCACTTCTACACGCCGCATCTGCATCACGCATCACTGCAGCATCATCACCAGGTGCAGTTATACACAGGAGCACCACCGCAGGTAACCCAAAGCTCGCCGGAATCGGAGGTGAGGAACACCGCAGAGCGGTCAGAGAGCTTCGAGGAGGAGAAATCAGGGAGCAGTAGCTGGAGAATTGAGGGCGGCGAAAATGGCGATGAGAGGATGAAAGGGAGAGGATCGGAGGAGGGTGAAGAGAGTAACAGAAGTGAAATTACTCtgaaattctga